Proteins from a single region of Macaca nemestrina isolate mMacNem1 chromosome 13, mMacNem.hap1, whole genome shotgun sequence:
- the LOC105464929 gene encoding mRNA decay activator protein ZFP36L2: protein MSTTLLSAFYDVDFLCKTEKSLANLNLNNMLDKKAVGTPVAAAPSSGFAPGFLRRHSASNLHALAHPAPSPGSCSPKFPGAANGSSCGSAAAGGPTSYGTLKEPSGGGGTALLNKENKFRDRSFSENGDRSQHLLHLQQQQKGGGGSQINSTRYKTELCRPFEESGTCKYGEKCQFAHGFHELRSLTRHPKYKTELCRTFHTIGFCPYGPRCHFIHNADERRPAPSGGASGDLRAFGTRDALHLGFPREPRPKLHHSLSFSGFPSGHHQPPGGLESPLLLDSPTSRTPPPPSCSSASSCSSSASSCSSASAASTPSAPACCASAAAAAAAALLYGSGGAEDLLAPGAPCAACSSASCANNAFAFGPELSSLITPLAIQTHNFAAVAAAAYYRSQQQQQQQGLAPPAQPPAPPSAPLPAGAAAPPSPPFSFQLPRRLSDSPVFDAPPSPPDSLSDRDSYLSGSLSSGSLSGSESPSLDPGRRLPIFSRLSISDD from the exons ATGTCGACCACACTTTTGTCCGCGTTCTACGATGTCGACTTCTTGTGCAAG ACGGAGAAATCCCTGGCCAACCTCAACTTGAACAACATGCTGGACAAGAAGGCGGTGGGGACGCCCGTGGCCGCCGCCCCCAGCTCCGGCTTCGCGCCAGGCTTCCTCCGACGGCACTCGGCCAGCAACCTGCACGCACTCGCCCACCCCGCGCCCAGCCCCGGCAGCTGCTCGCCCAAGTTCCCGGGCGCCGCTAACGGCAGCAGCTGTGGCAGCGCGGCGGCCGGCGGCCCGACCTCCTACGGCACCCTTAAGGAGCCGTCGGGGGGCGGCGGCACAGCCCTGCTCAACAAGGAGAACAAATTCCGGGACCGCTCGTTCAGCGAGAACGGCGACCGCAGCCAGCACCTCCTGcacctgcagcagcagcagaaggggGGCGGCGGCTCCCAGATCAACTCCACGCGCTACAAGACCGAGCTGTGCCGGCCCTTCGAGGAGAGCGGCACGTGCAAGTACGGCGAGAAGTGCCAGTTCGCGCATGGCTTCCACGAGCTGCGCAGCCTGACTCGCCACCCGAAGTACAAGACCGAGCTGTGCCGCACCTTCCACACCATCGGCTTCTGTCCCTACGGGCCGCGCTGCCACTTCATCCACAACGCGGACGAGCGGCGGCCCGCGCCGTCGGGGGGCGCCTCCGGGGACCTGCGTGCCTTTGGCACGCGCGACGCGCTGCACCTGGGCTTCCCGCGGGAGCCGCGGCCCAAGCTGCACCACAGCCTCAGCTTCTCGGGCTTCCCGTCGGGCCACCATCAGCCCCCGGGCGGCCTCGAGTCGCCACTGCTGCTCGACAGCCCCACGTCGCGCACGCCGCCGCCGCCCTCCTGCTCCTCGGCCTCGTCCTgctcctcctccgcctcctcctgTTCCTCGGCCTCCGCGGCCTCCACGCCCTCGGCCCCGGCATGCTGCGCCTCTGCGGCGGCCGCGGCTGCGGCCGCTCTGCTCTACGGCAGCGGGGGAGCCGAGGACCTGCTGGCACCTGGGGCCCCGTGCGCGGCCTGCTCGTCAGCCTCGTGCGCCAACAACGCTTTCGCCTTCGGCCCGGAGCTCAGCAGCCTCATCACGCCGCTCGCCATCCAGACCCACAACTTTGCCGCCGTGGCCGCCGCCGCCTACTACCGcagtcagcagcagcagcagcagcagggcctGGCGCCCCCTGCGCAGCCCCCGGCACCGCCCAGCGCACCCCTCCCCGCCGGGGCCGCCGCGCCTCCCTCGCCACCCTTCAGCTTCCAGCTGCCGCGCCGCCTGTCCGACTCGCCCGTGTTCGACGCGCCCCCCAGCCCCCCGGACTCGCTGTCGGACCGCGACAGTTACCTGAGCGGCTCCTTGAGCTCTGGAAGCCTCAGCGGCTCCGAGTCCCCCAGCCTCGACCCCGGCCGCCGCCTGCCAATCTTCAGCCGCCTCTCCATCTCCGACGACTGA